From Microbacterium pseudoresistens, the proteins below share one genomic window:
- a CDS encoding DNA glycosylase AlkZ-like family protein, whose translation MDVHRLTVDEARRIVVRAALLDAYRPGDVVEVAEQLGYVKIDPTAVIVPCEHTVLWSRIGEAYEPGHLTKAVETDRMLFEFDGAFRPMSLLPAMLPGMRENPLRASAEEWLAANTRFRREVLARLRAEGPLLGTKIPDTAEVRVAPDGWYGANQTPIMLELLARKGEIAIVGREGRHRRWDLAERVYPCDLPELARDDAEEALERRSLQTAGLARPNHHWSGVGKNTGDGAVVEGSRMRFRVDPEAIAALDDDPGGRVAFLNPYDSLLFDRRRLEEVFGFTYVLEQFKPKSQRRYGYFAHPILIGNRFAGMLDAELDRENDVLRVNAIHELMRWDEEEHDMVRAEIDELAQWLGVAAAGV comes from the coding sequence ATGGACGTGCATCGACTCACCGTCGACGAGGCTCGTCGCATCGTGGTCCGCGCGGCGCTTCTGGACGCATATCGGCCGGGTGACGTCGTGGAGGTCGCCGAGCAGCTCGGTTACGTGAAGATCGACCCCACGGCGGTCATCGTGCCGTGCGAGCACACGGTGCTGTGGTCGCGCATCGGCGAAGCATACGAACCGGGGCATCTGACCAAGGCGGTGGAGACGGATCGGATGCTCTTCGAGTTCGACGGCGCATTCCGCCCCATGAGCCTGCTTCCGGCGATGCTCCCGGGAATGCGCGAGAATCCGCTGCGCGCGAGCGCCGAGGAATGGTTGGCGGCCAACACCCGGTTCCGCCGCGAGGTGCTGGCGCGTCTGCGCGCGGAGGGTCCGCTCCTGGGCACGAAGATCCCTGACACGGCAGAGGTGCGCGTGGCACCCGACGGCTGGTACGGCGCGAACCAGACTCCGATCATGCTCGAGCTGCTCGCCCGGAAGGGCGAGATCGCGATCGTGGGGCGGGAAGGCCGACACCGGCGGTGGGATCTGGCCGAACGCGTGTATCCGTGCGACCTTCCGGAGCTCGCCCGTGACGATGCGGAGGAGGCGCTCGAGCGCCGCAGCCTCCAGACCGCGGGGCTCGCGCGACCGAATCACCACTGGAGCGGTGTCGGCAAGAACACGGGAGACGGCGCCGTGGTGGAGGGGAGCAGGATGCGCTTCCGGGTCGATCCCGAAGCCATCGCCGCCCTCGACGACGACCCCGGGGGCAGGGTGGCGTTCCTCAACCCGTACGACAGCCTGCTCTTCGATCGACGGCGGCTGGAGGAGGTCTTCGGCTTCACCTACGTGCTCGAGCAGTTCAAGCCCAAATCGCAGCGAAGGTACGGCTACTTCGCCCATCCGATCCTCATCGGCAACCGGTTCGCCGGCATGCTGGACGCTGAGCTCGACCGCGAGAACGACGTGCTGCGCGTGAACGCGATCCACGAGCTGATGCGCTGGGACGAGGAGGAGCACGACATGGTGCGCGCCGAGATCGACGAGCTCGCGCAGTGGCTGGGAGTGGCGGCGGCGGGCGTCTGA
- the nusB gene encoding transcription antitermination factor NusB produces MSARTKARKRALDILFSSDVRGDEIAVTLAAEAKRAAAEPAREASWLYAREIVDGIIDNRESIDEQITTHSRDWKLDRMPTIDRALLRIAVWEILHNEEVPTAVAIDEAVELAKEFSTDDSGAFVHGVLARVARAS; encoded by the coding sequence GTGAGCGCACGGACCAAGGCGCGAAAGCGCGCCCTCGACATCCTGTTCTCCTCGGACGTGCGCGGCGACGAGATCGCTGTCACGCTCGCCGCCGAGGCGAAGCGCGCCGCCGCCGAGCCCGCGCGCGAGGCGTCGTGGCTGTACGCACGCGAGATCGTCGACGGGATCATCGACAACCGCGAGTCGATCGACGAGCAGATCACGACTCACAGCCGGGACTGGAAGCTCGATCGGATGCCCACGATCGACCGGGCCCTGCTGCGCATCGCGGTGTGGGAGATCCTGCACAACGAGGAGGTGCCGACAGCCGTGGCGATCGATGAGGCGGTCGAACTGGCCAAGGAGTTCTCCACCGACGACTCCGGCGCCTTCGTGCACGGTGTGCTCGCCCGGGTCGCCCGCGCATCCTGA
- the efp gene encoding elongation factor P, with protein sequence MASTADIKNGVVLNIDGQLWSVVEFQHVKPGKGGAFVRTKLKNVVSGKTVDRTYNAGAKVDIENVDRRDFTYLYADGDSFVFMDQADYDQLSVPAPTVGDAANFLLENQQVTIALNNGNPLYVELPASVILEVTYTEPGLQGDRSSAGTKPATLETGYEIQVPLFLESGTRVKVDTRTGDYLGREK encoded by the coding sequence ATGGCATCGACCGCAGACATCAAGAACGGCGTCGTCCTCAACATCGACGGACAGCTCTGGAGCGTCGTGGAGTTCCAGCACGTCAAGCCGGGCAAGGGCGGCGCGTTCGTGCGGACGAAGCTGAAGAACGTCGTCTCGGGCAAAACGGTCGACCGCACATACAATGCTGGCGCGAAGGTCGACATCGAGAACGTCGACCGCCGCGACTTCACCTACCTGTACGCAGACGGCGACAGCTTCGTCTTCATGGACCAGGCCGACTACGACCAGCTCTCGGTTCCGGCACCCACCGTCGGCGACGCCGCGAACTTCCTGCTGGAGAACCAGCAGGTCACGATCGCGCTGAACAACGGCAACCCGCTCTACGTCGAGCTGCCCGCCTCCGTGATCCTCGAGGTGACCTACACCGAGCCGGGCCTGCAGGGCGACCGGTCATCGGCCGGCACCAAGCCCGCCACGCTCGAGACCGGGTACGAGATCCAGGTTCCGCTGTTCCTCGAGAGCGGCACCCGCGTGAAGGTCGACACCCGCACGGGCGACTATCTCGGCCGCGAGAAGTAA
- the aroC gene encoding chorismate synthase, with amino-acid sequence MLRVLTAGESHGPELIAVMEGLPAGVPVSSTAIQADLARRKLGYGRGSRMKFEQDELTLSTGIRHGFSLGSPIALRIGNTEWPKWTEVMSPEPVDLTEKSRGRGAPLTRPRPGHADLVGMQKYGFDEARPILERASARETAARVALGAVARAFLGELGIRLVSHTLSIGPVRAPEDAPLPTPDDVEALDADPLRCFDAETSRCMVDEVDAARKDGDTLGGIVEVLAYGLPPGLGSHVQWDRRLDARLAQALMSIQAIKGVEVGDGFETTRRRGSAAHDELFAADGGITRGSDRAGGTEGGMSTGTVLRVRAGMKPIATVPHALRTIDVATGDDATAHHQRSDVCAVPAAGVVAEAMVAIELAGAVLEKFGGDNVAETRRNLESYLAAIPETLRTAPASEAALILHDELG; translated from the coding sequence ATGCTCCGCGTGCTCACGGCTGGCGAATCGCACGGCCCCGAACTCATCGCCGTCATGGAGGGCTTGCCCGCAGGCGTGCCCGTCTCCTCGACGGCGATCCAGGCCGATCTCGCCCGCCGCAAGCTCGGGTACGGTCGCGGGTCGCGCATGAAGTTCGAGCAGGACGAGCTGACGCTCTCGACCGGGATCCGGCACGGATTCTCGCTCGGCAGCCCGATCGCGCTGCGCATCGGCAACACCGAATGGCCCAAGTGGACCGAGGTGATGAGCCCCGAGCCCGTGGACCTCACGGAGAAATCGCGCGGCCGCGGAGCGCCGCTCACCCGTCCGCGCCCCGGCCACGCCGATCTCGTGGGCATGCAGAAGTACGGCTTCGACGAGGCGCGGCCGATCCTGGAGCGGGCCAGCGCCCGCGAGACCGCCGCCCGCGTCGCCCTCGGCGCCGTCGCGCGCGCCTTCCTCGGCGAGCTGGGCATCCGCCTCGTCAGCCACACTCTCTCGATCGGCCCGGTGCGCGCTCCCGAAGACGCCCCGCTGCCCACACCTGACGACGTCGAAGCGCTGGACGCCGATCCGCTGCGGTGCTTCGATGCGGAGACCTCGCGGTGCATGGTCGACGAGGTCGACGCCGCTCGTAAGGACGGCGACACGCTCGGCGGCATCGTCGAGGTGCTCGCCTACGGCCTGCCACCTGGGCTCGGATCCCACGTGCAGTGGGACCGCCGGCTGGATGCGCGCCTCGCTCAGGCGCTGATGAGCATCCAGGCGATCAAGGGCGTCGAGGTCGGCGACGGGTTCGAGACCACCCGCCGACGCGGTTCGGCCGCCCACGACGAGCTATTCGCCGCCGACGGCGGCATCACCCGCGGATCCGATCGCGCGGGGGGCACCGAGGGCGGCATGTCCACCGGCACCGTGCTGCGCGTGCGCGCCGGGATGAAACCCATCGCGACCGTGCCGCACGCGCTGCGCACGATCGACGTGGCCACCGGCGACGATGCGACCGCGCACCACCAGCGGTCCGACGTGTGCGCGGTGCCTGCCGCGGGTGTCGTCGCCGAGGCCATGGTCGCGATCGAGCTCGCCGGCGCCGTGCTGGAGAAGTTCGGCGGCGACAACGTCGCCGAGACCCGGCGCAACCTGGAGAGCTATCTCGCCGCGATCCCCGAGACACTGCGCACGGCGCCCGCCTCGGAGGCGGCGCTGATCCTGCACGATGAGCTGGGCTGA
- a CDS encoding shikimate dehydrogenase family protein: protein MLNDADPKRLAVWGDPIAHSRSPQLHAAAYAHLGLDWEYGRRQMDAAGFRAAVDGLDESWRGLSLTMPLKDAALSWSRVQDRHARLTGAANTLVLSGPLRGHAWNTDVGGLVRVLHEHGLGQLDRVRILGAGATAASALVALAECGASRVDVVARRPARVAPLDRIAAQIGIALSAHGFDDLPAGADLTLSTLPGGVPLDDDVVTALSQAGGALLDVAYSPWPSTLAVAWSAEPVISGLEMLLHQAVLQVRIFVAGDVTAVLPGEDVMVARMRAALMGD from the coding sequence ATGCTGAACGACGCGGATCCGAAGCGACTGGCGGTCTGGGGCGATCCGATCGCGCACAGCCGTTCGCCACAGCTGCACGCGGCCGCCTACGCCCATCTCGGTCTGGACTGGGAATACGGCAGGCGTCAGATGGATGCGGCCGGATTCCGCGCCGCGGTCGACGGCCTCGATGAGAGCTGGCGCGGCCTGTCGCTGACCATGCCGTTGAAGGACGCGGCACTGTCCTGGTCGCGCGTGCAGGATCGCCATGCGCGGCTCACCGGCGCGGCCAACACGCTCGTGCTGTCGGGCCCGTTGCGCGGGCACGCCTGGAACACCGATGTGGGTGGTCTCGTGCGCGTGCTCCATGAGCACGGCCTGGGGCAGCTCGACCGCGTGCGCATCCTCGGAGCGGGGGCCACGGCCGCATCCGCGCTCGTGGCCTTGGCCGAATGCGGCGCCTCCCGGGTGGACGTCGTGGCCCGCCGGCCCGCACGCGTCGCGCCTCTCGACCGCATCGCCGCACAGATCGGGATCGCCCTGTCGGCGCACGGGTTCGATGACCTGCCGGCAGGCGCCGATCTCACCCTCTCGACGCTGCCCGGCGGCGTGCCGCTGGACGATGACGTCGTCACCGCGCTTTCGCAGGCAGGCGGTGCGCTCCTGGACGTCGCCTATTCGCCCTGGCCCTCGACCCTGGCTGTCGCATGGTCGGCAGAGCCGGTGATATCGGGACTGGAGATGCTGCTGCACCAGGCAGTGCTGCAGGTGCGCATCTTCGTCGCCGGGGACGTGACCGCCGTGCTGCCGGGCGAAGACGTCATGGTGGCCCGGATGCGTGCCGCGCTCATGGGAGACTAG
- the aroB gene encoding 3-dehydroquinate synthase, which translates to MSEQTTTIPVTGRDPYEIRIGRGILDEVSAALAPSVRKVLVVHPPTLAARAAELRDRLLADVSEGLRDVLLAEIPDAEQGKRIEVAAFCWQVMGQADFTRTDAVIGYGGGAVTDVAGFVAATWLRGVQLVQVPTTVLGLVDAAVGGKTGVNTAEGKNLVGAFWAPRQVIGDLDELGSLSANEATAGFAEVVKAGFIWAPEILDIIEADPARAVDTTTPEFRRAVELAVDMKAKVVSEDFREAGQREILNYGHTLGHAIEHAERYQWRHGAAISVGMMFAAELSRLAGRLPDEAAARHRTVLESLGLPTTYRAGAWQQLLATMQRDKKARGGMLRFIVLDDIAKPTVLQAPDESLMFAAYQEVGE; encoded by the coding sequence GTGAGCGAGCAGACGACCACGATCCCGGTGACCGGCCGCGACCCGTACGAGATCCGAATCGGCCGAGGTATCCTCGACGAGGTGTCGGCAGCCCTCGCGCCCTCGGTGCGCAAGGTGCTCGTCGTCCATCCGCCGACCCTCGCGGCCCGTGCGGCCGAGCTGCGCGACCGGTTGCTGGCCGACGTTTCCGAGGGGCTGCGCGACGTGTTGCTCGCCGAGATCCCGGATGCGGAGCAGGGCAAGCGCATCGAGGTCGCCGCCTTCTGCTGGCAGGTGATGGGCCAGGCCGACTTCACCCGCACGGATGCCGTGATCGGCTACGGAGGGGGAGCGGTCACCGATGTGGCAGGCTTCGTCGCAGCCACCTGGCTGCGCGGCGTGCAGCTCGTGCAGGTGCCGACGACGGTGCTCGGCCTCGTCGACGCGGCTGTCGGCGGCAAGACCGGTGTGAACACCGCCGAGGGAAAGAACCTCGTGGGCGCCTTCTGGGCGCCCCGGCAGGTGATCGGCGACCTCGATGAGCTGGGCAGCCTCAGCGCGAACGAGGCGACCGCCGGCTTCGCCGAGGTCGTGAAGGCGGGCTTCATCTGGGCGCCCGAGATCCTCGACATCATCGAGGCAGACCCTGCGCGTGCCGTCGACACGACCACGCCCGAGTTCCGCCGCGCGGTGGAGCTGGCCGTCGACATGAAGGCGAAGGTCGTCTCGGAGGACTTCCGCGAGGCGGGCCAGCGCGAGATCCTCAACTACGGGCACACGCTAGGCCACGCGATCGAGCACGCCGAGCGCTACCAGTGGCGCCACGGGGCAGCGATCTCGGTGGGCATGATGTTCGCCGCCGAACTGTCTCGCCTTGCTGGGCGCCTGCCCGACGAGGCGGCGGCACGGCATCGCACGGTGCTGGAGTCTCTGGGTCTTCCCACCACCTACCGCGCCGGTGCCTGGCAGCAATTGCTGGCCACCATGCAGCGCGACAAGAAGGCGCGCGGCGGCATGCTGCGCTTCATCGTGCTCGACGACATCGCCAAGCCCACCGTGCTCCAGGCGCCTGACGAGTCGCTCATGTTCGCCGCCTACCAGGAGGTGGGCGAATGA
- the mltG gene encoding endolytic transglycosylase MltG codes for MPDLPDSSSGSGSDSLSDLFRSLPDPSRSVPETPSASAPAPGSRRAARAAAQTSEPVSDAGAPDDMTTRVNAPASAEQESEHHATLDDLFRHEPETRARAPRRKRKRGCLIALIIVFVLVAGAALGGLWVMNTYGDRISEAMGWGEPKDYEAGMATGEALVTIDEGDTGQQVSTALYNAGVTKTQDVFYDMLVKEGTSPTFYPGVYRLQQKMTATSALEALNDPANKMENSALIREGLTLDSTLKTIAESLSIPIEDLTAAAADPSAYGVSASTLEGWLFPALYEFAPEATATDIVQTLVDRTRESLASAGVPAGDEERVLTIASIIQREARAEDDFYKVSRVIQNRLAEGMMLQMDSTAQYGYRELHDGTASTSDEAQHDDNPWNTYVHEGLPATPISGAGDVAIDAAMHPVDGPWLYFVTVNMDTGETVFTSTYEEHQTYVEQMRQWCTENPDSGC; via the coding sequence ATGCCTGATCTCCCCGACTCTTCGTCCGGGTCCGGATCGGACTCCTTGTCCGATCTGTTCCGCTCGCTTCCCGATCCGTCGCGATCCGTGCCGGAGACGCCCAGTGCATCCGCCCCCGCGCCGGGATCGCGCCGCGCCGCGCGGGCTGCCGCGCAGACGTCCGAACCCGTGTCCGATGCGGGAGCACCCGACGACATGACGACGCGAGTGAACGCCCCGGCTTCTGCCGAACAGGAGTCCGAGCACCACGCGACCCTCGACGATCTCTTCCGCCACGAGCCCGAGACCCGCGCGCGCGCCCCGCGGCGCAAGCGCAAGCGGGGGTGTCTGATCGCCCTCATCATCGTCTTCGTCCTCGTCGCGGGCGCCGCCCTGGGCGGGCTTTGGGTGATGAACACGTACGGCGACAGGATCAGCGAGGCGATGGGCTGGGGCGAGCCTAAGGACTACGAAGCCGGTATGGCGACGGGCGAGGCGCTCGTCACGATCGATGAGGGCGATACCGGCCAGCAGGTGTCGACGGCGCTGTACAACGCCGGCGTCACCAAGACGCAGGATGTCTTCTACGACATGCTCGTGAAGGAGGGGACGTCGCCGACGTTCTACCCGGGCGTGTATCGCCTGCAGCAGAAGATGACGGCGACGTCCGCACTCGAGGCGCTGAACGACCCTGCGAACAAGATGGAGAACTCCGCGCTCATCCGCGAGGGCCTCACACTGGACTCCACGCTGAAGACCATCGCCGAGAGCCTGTCGATTCCGATCGAGGACCTCACCGCGGCCGCCGCCGACCCCTCCGCATACGGCGTTTCCGCGTCGACGCTGGAAGGCTGGCTGTTTCCCGCGCTGTACGAGTTCGCGCCGGAGGCGACCGCCACCGATATCGTCCAGACGCTCGTCGACCGCACGCGCGAGTCGCTGGCGTCAGCCGGTGTGCCGGCCGGAGACGAGGAACGCGTGCTCACGATCGCTTCGATCATTCAGCGCGAGGCCCGGGCGGAAGACGACTTCTACAAGGTCTCCCGAGTGATCCAGAACCGGCTCGCCGAGGGCATGATGCTGCAGATGGACTCGACCGCTCAGTACGGCTATCGAGAGCTGCACGACGGCACGGCGAGCACCTCGGACGAGGCGCAGCACGACGACAATCCGTGGAACACCTATGTGCACGAAGGGCTTCCGGCGACGCCGATATCCGGAGCCGGTGACGTCGCGATCGACGCGGCGATGCACCCTGTGGACGGTCCGTGGCTGTACTTCGTCACGGTGAACATGGACACCGGCGAGACCGTCTTCACCTCCACGTACGAGGAGCACCAGACCTACGTCGAGCAGATGCGGCAATGGTGCACCGAGAATCCTGATTCGGGATGCTGA
- a CDS encoding DEAD/DEAH box helicase: MLGVRPLLRSTATDAWVQADAGWDAVRRIGARFDPVQSRWFGDLLSIARDSLLSGTAGDWLMLDPIESAVLWPHLAAAAQAGIPLVATERNTRLALSTDVRIGAVLAEDRRGLRLAAEVEIDGETFPAEGVRAIGSTGVHAHRVEARTILLRVGEAMLTRPLRALIAAGGSLRVPAAERDDFFREAYPALARRSAVRAAGGLVLPAPPHPRPSLSIAYGADDTVDYRFAWEYEGLGRFPLGVQEADDARRDRDAEAEARAQLEAAWAMTTEASFRVAATLHGADAAEFVTRVVPALEEHGVTTIVTGTPRGYHELTGEPEITISTVESSDPDWFDLGVIVHIEGKAIPFQPLFKALALRWTKLKLVDDSWFSLTHPALDRLRALLDEAAELREWESGPRIARTQLALWADFEDLAHESLPALAWREAVEGLRGLDAVAEVPVPAAIRAELRPYQREGLNRLALWWRHRLGGILADDMGLGKTLQLLALIAHAREQEPDAPPFLVVAPTSVLPTWAQEAARFAPSLKVVMLDRTRGSRRSPVKEKIAGADIVVTSYAILRLDEHEFVAQPWSGVVLDEAQNVKNPATRVHQAAARLKSRAVYAATGTPMENSLAELWALLTLTAPGLFPSARRFREEYIQPIEQGKVPENEDGSPYRQARIERLRSRIRPFVLRRTKEVVAPELPERQEQTLRIELSPAHRARYDAVLQRERQKVLGLLTDLDRNRFIVFRSLTLLRMLSLAPGLIEPDDEKLGSRKLDALVDRVRELRAEGHRVLVFSQFTSFLKQARRRLESSGLSTVYLDGATRNREKVIDEFRSGDQTAFLLSLKAGGTGITLTEADYVFLLDPWWNPAAEAQAADRTHRIGQTERVFVYRMIAAGTIEEKVLDLQQRKARLSAAVMDGEDLFAQNLTADDIRGLLA; the protein is encoded by the coding sequence ATGCTCGGGGTGCGTCCGCTCCTGCGCAGCACGGCAACGGATGCGTGGGTGCAGGCGGATGCGGGCTGGGATGCCGTGCGACGCATCGGCGCCCGGTTCGATCCGGTGCAGTCGCGCTGGTTCGGCGATCTGCTGAGCATCGCACGCGATTCGCTGCTCTCGGGCACGGCCGGGGACTGGCTGATGCTCGACCCGATCGAGTCGGCTGTGCTGTGGCCGCACCTGGCGGCTGCCGCGCAGGCCGGCATCCCTCTCGTGGCGACCGAGCGGAACACGCGACTGGCGCTGTCGACGGATGTGCGCATCGGCGCCGTACTGGCAGAGGATCGACGCGGGCTGCGGCTCGCGGCCGAGGTCGAGATCGACGGCGAGACGTTCCCGGCGGAGGGCGTGCGTGCCATCGGTTCCACGGGTGTGCATGCGCATCGCGTGGAGGCGCGCACGATCCTCCTTCGCGTTGGCGAGGCGATGCTCACCCGACCGTTGCGCGCCTTGATCGCTGCGGGCGGCTCGCTGCGCGTCCCCGCCGCGGAGCGCGACGACTTCTTCCGCGAGGCGTATCCGGCACTGGCTCGCAGATCTGCCGTCCGCGCGGCCGGCGGACTCGTGCTGCCGGCCCCTCCGCATCCGCGCCCCTCGCTCTCGATCGCCTACGGAGCGGACGACACCGTCGACTACCGTTTCGCGTGGGAGTACGAGGGGCTCGGGCGCTTCCCGCTCGGGGTGCAGGAGGCCGACGACGCACGGCGCGACCGCGATGCCGAAGCCGAGGCGCGAGCGCAGCTGGAGGCCGCCTGGGCCATGACGACCGAGGCTTCATTCCGCGTCGCGGCGACACTGCACGGTGCCGATGCCGCGGAGTTCGTGACCAGGGTCGTGCCCGCGCTGGAGGAGCACGGCGTGACGACGATCGTCACCGGCACCCCACGGGGCTATCACGAGCTCACGGGCGAACCGGAGATCACGATCAGCACGGTCGAGTCGTCGGATCCGGACTGGTTCGACCTGGGCGTCATCGTGCACATCGAAGGCAAGGCGATCCCGTTTCAGCCTCTGTTCAAAGCCCTCGCGCTCCGGTGGACGAAGCTGAAACTCGTCGACGACAGCTGGTTCTCGTTGACGCATCCGGCGCTGGACCGGCTGCGCGCGCTGCTCGACGAGGCGGCCGAGCTTCGGGAGTGGGAGAGCGGGCCGCGCATCGCCCGCACCCAACTTGCCCTGTGGGCCGACTTCGAAGACCTCGCCCATGAGTCCTTGCCCGCGCTCGCCTGGCGCGAGGCGGTCGAGGGGCTGCGCGGGCTGGACGCCGTCGCCGAGGTGCCCGTTCCCGCCGCGATCCGCGCCGAACTGCGGCCGTACCAGCGCGAGGGGCTGAATCGGCTGGCGCTGTGGTGGCGGCACCGGCTGGGCGGCATCCTCGCCGACGACATGGGCCTCGGCAAGACTCTGCAGCTGCTGGCGCTGATCGCCCACGCCCGCGAGCAGGAGCCCGATGCACCGCCGTTCCTCGTCGTCGCGCCGACCTCCGTGCTGCCGACCTGGGCACAGGAGGCCGCGCGATTCGCCCCGTCACTGAAGGTGGTCATGCTCGATCGCACCCGGGGCTCTCGCCGATCGCCCGTGAAGGAGAAGATCGCCGGTGCGGACATCGTGGTCACCTCGTATGCGATCCTGCGCCTGGACGAGCACGAGTTCGTGGCGCAGCCCTGGTCGGGGGTCGTTCTCGATGAGGCGCAGAACGTCAAGAACCCGGCCACGCGCGTGCACCAGGCCGCGGCACGGCTGAAGAGCCGTGCCGTGTATGCGGCGACCGGCACGCCGATGGAGAACAGCCTTGCCGAGCTCTGGGCGTTGTTGACGCTCACCGCGCCGGGCCTGTTCCCCTCCGCACGACGCTTCCGCGAGGAGTACATCCAGCCCATCGAGCAGGGCAAGGTTCCCGAGAACGAGGACGGCTCGCCGTACCGCCAGGCGAGGATAGAGCGGCTTCGCAGTCGCATCCGGCCGTTCGTGCTCCGCCGTACGAAGGAGGTCGTGGCCCCCGAGCTGCCCGAACGGCAGGAGCAGACCCTGCGGATCGAGCTCAGCCCGGCCCACCGGGCGCGCTACGACGCGGTGCTCCAGCGCGAACGGCAGAAGGTGCTGGGGCTGCTGACGGATCTCGACCGCAATCGGTTCATCGTGTTCCGCTCGCTCACGCTCCTGCGGATGCTGAGTCTGGCTCCGGGCCTCATCGAGCCCGACGACGAGAAGCTGGGCTCTCGAAAGCTCGATGCGCTCGTCGACCGCGTGCGGGAACTGCGAGCCGAGGGGCACCGCGTGCTGGTGTTCAGCCAGTTCACGTCATTCCTGAAACAGGCGCGACGACGACTGGAGAGCTCCGGGTTGTCCACCGTGTACCTCGACGGGGCGACTCGCAACCGCGAGAAGGTGATCGACGAGTTCCGCAGCGGTGATCAGACCGCGTTCCTGCTGAGCCTCAAAGCGGGCGGCACGGGGATCACGCTCACCGAGGCCGACTACGTGTTCCTCCTCGATCCGTGGTGGAACCCGGCCGCCGAGGCGCAGGCCGCCGACCGCACGCACCGGATCGGGCAGACCGAGCGCGTGTTCGTCTACCGGATGATCGCCGCGGGCACGATCGAGGAGAAGGTGCTCGATCTGCAGCAGCGCAAGGCGAGACTCTCGGCGGCCGTGATGGATGGCGAAGACCTGTTCGCGCAGAACCTCACGGCCGATGACATCCGAGGTCTGCTCGCCTGA
- a CDS encoding shikimate kinase, which yields MSWAENLTASEPVLVLVGPMGSGKSSVGRRVARELELTFADTDKAIAAAHGPISEIFAEHGEERFREWEREAVAEAIAAGGVVSVGGGAVVTAETRSLLREVPVVLLTVSAEAVAERITNSERPLLLGDGAESPVQRWERIMHERRAWYEEVADATFDTSRMPMSHIARDIAEWMRGRA from the coding sequence ATGAGCTGGGCTGAGAACCTCACCGCGTCCGAGCCGGTGCTCGTGCTCGTGGGGCCGATGGGGTCGGGCAAGTCCAGTGTCGGCCGCAGGGTCGCGCGCGAGCTCGAGCTGACCTTCGCAGACACCGACAAGGCCATCGCGGCGGCGCACGGTCCGATCTCCGAGATCTTCGCCGAACACGGTGAGGAGCGCTTCCGCGAGTGGGAGCGCGAGGCGGTGGCCGAGGCGATCGCCGCGGGCGGCGTCGTGTCGGTAGGAGGCGGCGCCGTGGTCACGGCGGAGACCCGGTCGCTGCTGCGCGAGGTGCCCGTCGTGCTCCTCACCGTGTCAGCCGAAGCGGTCGCCGAGCGGATCACGAACTCCGAGCGACCCCTGCTGCTCGGAGACGGGGCGGAGAGCCCCGTGCAGCGCTGGGAGCGGATCATGCACGAACGACGCGCGTGGTATGAAGAGGTCGCGGATGCGACTTTCGATACCTCGCGCATGCCGATGTCGCACATTGCGCGCGACATCGCGGAATGGATGAGAGGACGCGCGTGA
- a CDS encoding type II 3-dehydroquinate dehydratase: MSGRLLLVNGPNLNLLGTREPGIYGSATLADIERITADAAAEAGYVVRAIQSNHEGVLIDAIHAAREDCAGVVINPGGLTHTSVSLRDALTGVALPFAEVHISDVHAREEFRRFSYLEDVATVRVIGQGAQGYAEAVGRLIALIP; the protein is encoded by the coding sequence ATGAGTGGTCGTCTGCTGCTCGTCAACGGGCCGAATCTGAACCTCCTCGGCACGCGGGAGCCGGGCATCTACGGCTCGGCCACGCTCGCCGACATTGAACGGATCACCGCCGACGCCGCGGCCGAGGCCGGGTACGTGGTGCGGGCGATTCAGAGCAACCACGAGGGCGTGCTCATCGACGCGATCCACGCCGCCCGCGAGGACTGCGCGGGCGTCGTCATCAATCCAGGCGGACTCACGCATACCTCGGTCTCATTGCGCGACGCGCTCACGGGCGTGGCGCTGCCGTTCGCCGAGGTGCACATCTCCGACGTGCACGCGCGCGAGGAGTTCCGCCGCTTCTCATACCTCGAAGACGTCGCGACCGTGCGGGTGATCGGTCAGGGTGCGCAGGGCTATGCGGAGGCCGTGGGACGGTTGATCGCGCTCATCCCGTAG